The Kitasatospora sp. NBC_00374 genome has a segment encoding these proteins:
- a CDS encoding SWIM zinc finger family protein: MKQPTSRAKKPDNGRTRIFPPLPPARGRRAFAESWWGNAWVEALEGPQRSPTGRLARGRTYARAGNVGEITVTPGRVSARVQGSRRTPYRTSMTIPQLTDRDWDLLLETAAGQAGHIAALLDRDMPTSLADDAARAGVQLLPRQSELTPDCSCPDWGYPCKHAAAVYYQVARLLDEDPFVLLLLRGRGERELMDELQRRNAAQAVAEDTTPTAALSAAPLGVPAREAFTAARNGIPPLPAPPAPVEQPGKVAQFADVGDPAPDVDPSALEFLATDTAARAALLLHHVLLPLQSSGQSDAGITWAESSVDEDLVRLAAAAPPPQVLARLSDSGGHTPEELTRAVQAWHHGGAPALPILDETWEPDPRQIAAARDTIRQAWEGERPPTLRTTRNRLTVIGRGTQLRLGTDGRWYPYRKQHGTWWPAGPADPDPATALTDLLTD; encoded by the coding sequence GTGAAACAGCCGACGAGCCGCGCGAAGAAGCCGGACAACGGCCGCACCCGCATCTTCCCCCCGCTGCCGCCGGCCCGGGGCCGCCGTGCCTTCGCCGAATCCTGGTGGGGCAACGCCTGGGTCGAGGCCCTGGAAGGGCCGCAGCGCTCACCCACCGGACGCCTGGCCCGGGGACGCACCTACGCACGCGCCGGCAACGTCGGCGAGATCACCGTCACCCCCGGCCGGGTGTCCGCCCGCGTTCAGGGCAGCCGCCGCACCCCCTACCGCACATCCATGACCATCCCCCAGCTCACAGACCGCGACTGGGACCTCCTCCTTGAAACCGCGGCAGGACAGGCCGGACACATCGCAGCCCTCCTCGACCGAGACATGCCCACCTCTCTGGCCGACGACGCCGCCCGCGCCGGAGTGCAACTCCTCCCCAGACAGAGCGAGCTGACCCCCGACTGCTCCTGCCCCGACTGGGGCTACCCCTGCAAGCACGCCGCCGCCGTCTACTACCAAGTCGCCCGCCTCCTCGACGAGGACCCCTTCGTGCTGCTCCTGCTGCGGGGGCGCGGCGAGCGCGAACTCATGGACGAACTTCAACGCCGCAACGCCGCCCAGGCGGTGGCCGAAGACACCACACCCACGGCCGCCCTATCCGCCGCACCGCTCGGCGTGCCCGCCCGCGAGGCGTTCACTGCCGCTCGTAACGGGATCCCGCCGCTTCCCGCCCCACCGGCCCCGGTCGAGCAGCCCGGAAAGGTGGCGCAGTTCGCCGACGTGGGCGACCCCGCGCCAGACGTGGACCCGTCCGCGCTGGAGTTCCTGGCCACCGACACGGCCGCCCGCGCGGCCCTCCTACTCCACCACGTACTACTTCCCTTGCAAAGCAGTGGCCAGAGCGACGCCGGCATCACCTGGGCCGAGTCCAGCGTGGACGAAGACCTGGTCCGGCTCGCCGCAGCCGCGCCCCCACCACAAGTCCTCGCTCGCCTGTCCGACAGCGGCGGCCACACCCCCGAAGAACTCACGCGAGCGGTACAGGCCTGGCACCACGGCGGCGCACCCGCACTGCCCATCCTCGACGAGACATGGGAACCCGACCCCCGACAGATCGCCGCCGCCCGCGACACGATCAGACAGGCATGGGAGGGCGAACGGCCCCCCACACTGCGAACCACCCGCAACCGACTCACCGTGATCGGCCGCGGCACCCAACTACGCCTGGGTACCGACGGACGCTGGTACCCCTACCGGAAGCAACACGGCACCTGGTGGCCCGCCGGCCCCGCCGACCCCGACCCAGCGACCGCACTGACCGACCTGCTCACCGACTGA
- a CDS encoding acylphosphatase has product MLRCAGDCTHRPERACAAREVGFRWSVRDGAAGLGTLTGCARNLPDGRVDVVAEGPRKDCALLLDWLRKGDTPGRVEAVTESWGPATGDHDGFSIR; this is encoded by the coding sequence TTGCTACGCTGCGCCGGTGACTGTACCCACCGTCCGGAGCGCGCGTGCGCTGCACGAGAAGTCGGCTTCCGATGGTCCGTCAGGGATGGGGCGGCCGGGCTCGGTACGCTGACCGGCTGCGCCCGCAACCTGCCGGACGGCCGGGTCGACGTGGTGGCCGAGGGGCCCCGGAAGGACTGCGCGCTGCTGCTGGACTGGCTGCGGAAGGGCGACACCCCGGGCCGGGTGGAGGCGGTGACGGAGAGCTGGGGCCCCGCCACCGGCGACCACGACGGTTTCAGCATCCGCTGA
- a CDS encoding integrase core domain-containing protein, whose product MTPRPTTASCRWVGTGQRWDNALAESFFATLKLGLIGGRPWPSRAAARSAIFEWIEAWYKIRRLHSSLGYRSPAKYETVLAARPPHRGCPSKRSKLSAAVRAAGLRPDASAGRGNTHRWHARLITTAPRNPEVTRPRHRPPPGRHAGTCRVGPVSGGSALRPPSRIPPPVGRPG is encoded by the coding sequence CTGACACCCCGGCCGACCACCGCATCCTGTCGGTGGGTCGGCACCGGCCAGCGCTGGGACAACGCGCTCGCCGAGTCGTTCTTCGCCACCCTCAAGCTGGGGCTGATCGGCGGCCGTCCGTGGCCCAGCCGGGCGGCAGCCCGCTCAGCGATCTTCGAGTGGATCGAAGCCTGGTACAAGATACGAAGGCTGCACAGCAGCCTCGGTTACCGCAGTCCCGCCAAGTACGAGACGGTCCTCGCAGCCCGACCACCACACCGAGGGTGTCCGTCAAAGCGGAGCAAGCTCAGTGCAGCAGTCCGAGCGGCCGGCCTGCGACCCGATGCGTCCGCCGGGCGTGGGAACACCCACCGCTGGCACGCTCGGCTCATCACCACTGCCCCGAGGAATCCGGAGGTAACACGCCCCAGGCACCGGCCTCCACCTGGCCGACACGCCGGGACGTGCCGTGTGGGGCCGGTCAGCGGTGGGTCAGCACTGCGACCTCCCAGCCGAATCCCGCCACCAGTCGGCCGTCCGGGGTAA
- a CDS encoding WD40 repeat domain-containing protein translates to MSDDLSIDGVGAALAGADLRLADPGFLVNAAPAEVLALLDAASGPGGRLAAAAYRASVHLHGDAPAGVRRQLLALDAARYGDQELSARITAVPVEGEPAAQWSVEWASGGMVDHRYRQALTGQTSWVAGVATALVDGRPVAVAVTASYDETVRVWDLTTGQPVGEPLTGHTREVTAVATTTLNSLPTAVTASWDETVRVWDLTTGQPVGEPLTGHTGGVHGVATAVVDGRPVAVTAGGDKSVRVWDLTTGQPVGEPLTGHTGRVNAVATTVVNGLPIAITASWDETVRVWDLSTGRPVGEPLTGHTGCVNAVATTVVNGLPIAITASNDQTVRVWDLSTGQPVGEPLTGHIDRVSAVATTVVNGLPIAITASDDQTAWVWDLTTGQPVPEPLTGHTGGVSAVATTVVNGLPVAITASYDQSVRVWDLTTCRPVGEPLTGHARGVTGVATTTVNGLSVAVTASYDQSVRVWDLTTGQPVAEPLTGHTDQVNAVATTMVNGRPVAVTASDDETVRVWDLTTGQPVGEPLADHIDRVPAVATTTLNGRPVAVTASDDETVRVWDLTTGQPAGEPLTGHTGRVYGVATTTLNGRPVAVTASSDKTVRVWDLTTGQPAGEPLTGHTGRVYGVATTTLNGRPVAVTASSDKTVRVWDLTTGQPAGEPLTGHTDQVNAVATTTLNGRPVAITASRDKTVRVWDLTTSRQIGRELVFPAPVDAVAVTPDGRLVAGFGWEVAVLTHR, encoded by the coding sequence ATGTCTGATGATCTGAGTATTGACGGCGTCGGGGCCGCACTTGCGGGGGCGGATTTGCGGCTGGCGGATCCGGGCTTCCTCGTGAACGCCGCTCCGGCCGAGGTGCTGGCGCTGTTGGACGCGGCTTCGGGGCCTGGGGGGCGGTTGGCGGCGGCGGCTTACCGGGCGTCGGTGCATCTGCACGGGGACGCCCCCGCGGGGGTGCGGCGGCAGCTGCTGGCGCTGGACGCCGCCCGGTACGGGGACCAGGAGCTGTCGGCGCGGATCACCGCCGTACCGGTGGAGGGGGAGCCCGCCGCGCAGTGGAGTGTGGAGTGGGCCAGCGGCGGCATGGTCGACCACCGGTACCGGCAGGCTCTGACCGGCCAAACCAGCTGGGTGGCCGGCGTGGCGACGGCGTTGGTGGACGGCCGCCCGGTCGCTGTCGCCGTCACCGCCAGCTACGACGAGACGGTGCGGGTCTGGGACCTGACCACCGGCCAGCCCGTTGGCGAACCCCTCACCGGCCACACCCGTGAGGTGACCGCGGTGGCGACGACCACGCTGAACAGCCTCCCGACCGCCGTCACCGCCAGCTGGGACGAGACGGTGCGGGTCTGGGACCTGACCACCGGCCAGCCCGTCGGTGAACCCCTCACCGGCCACACCGGTGGGGTGCACGGGGTGGCGACGGCCGTGGTGGACGGCCGCCCGGTCGCCGTCACCGCCGGCGGGGACAAATCGGTGCGGGTCTGGGACCTGACCACCGGCCAGCCCGTCGGCGAACCCCTCACCGGCCACACCGGCAGGGTGAACGCGGTGGCGACGACGGTGGTGAACGGCCTCCCGATCGCCATCACCGCCAGCTGGGACGAGACCGTGCGGGTGTGGGACCTGAGCACGGGCCGGCCCGTCGGCGAACCCCTCACCGGCCACACCGGCTGCGTGAACGCGGTGGCGACGACCGTGGTGAACGGCCTCCCGATCGCCATCACCGCCAGCAACGACCAGACCGTCCGGGTCTGGGACCTGAGCACGGGCCAGCCCGTCGGCGAACCCCTCACCGGCCACATCGACCGCGTGTCGGCGGTGGCGACGACCGTGGTGAACGGCCTCCCGATCGCCATCACCGCCAGCGACGACCAGACGGCCTGGGTGTGGGACCTGACCACCGGCCAGCCCGTCCCTGAACCCCTCACCGGCCACACCGGTGGCGTGTCGGCGGTAGCGACGACGGTGGTGAACGGCCTCCCGGTCGCCATCACCGCCAGCTACGACCAGTCGGTCCGGGTCTGGGACCTGACCACCTGCCGACCCGTCGGCGAACCCCTCACCGGCCACGCCCGTGGGGTAACCGGCGTGGCGACGACCACGGTGAACGGCCTCTCGGTCGCCGTCACCGCCAGCTACGACCAGTCGGTCCGGGTCTGGGACCTGACCACCGGCCAACCCGTCGCTGAACCCCTCACGGGCCACACCGACCAGGTGAACGCGGTGGCGACGACCATGGTGAACGGCCGCCCGGTCGCCGTCACCGCCAGCGACGACGAGACCGTGCGGGTGTGGGACCTGACCACCGGCCAACCCGTCGGCGAACCCCTCGCCGACCACATCGACCGGGTGCCGGCGGTGGCGACGACCACGCTGAACGGCCGCCCGGTCGCCGTCACCGCCAGCGACGACGAGACCGTGCGGGTGTGGGACCTGACCACCGGCCAGCCCGCCGGCGAACCCCTCACCGGCCACACCGGCAGGGTGTACGGGGTGGCGACGACCACGCTGAACGGCCGCCCGGTCGCCGTCACCGCCAGCTCGGACAAAACGGTGCGGGTATGGGACCTCACCACCGGCCAGCCCGCCGGCGAACCCCTCACCGGCCACACCGGCAGGGTGTACGGGGTGGCGACGACCACGCTGAACGGCCGCCCGGTCGCCGTCACCGCCAGCTCGGACAAAACGGTGCGGGTATGGGACCTCACCACCGGCCAGCCCGCCGGCGAACCCCTCACCGGCCACACCGACCAGGTGAACGCGGTGGCGACGACCACGCTGAACGGCCGCCCGGTCGCCATCACCGCCAGCCGGGACAAAACGGTGCGGGTATGGGACCTCACCACCAGCCGACAGATCGGGCGGGAGTTGGTGTTCCCCGCACCCGTCGACGCGGTGGCCGTTACCCCGGACGGCCGACTGGTGGCGGGATTCGGCTGGGAGGTCGCAGTGCTGACCCACCGCTGA
- a CDS encoding AMP-binding protein, with protein MPTVPELVAARVAADPDRTALVQGDRELTYGALLDWADALAAQLCARGVSAGATVGVLCERSIEYVVAALGVLRAGACYLPVDPAYPAERRELMLEDAAVAEMVDAAAVVAARPSGPPRRPDSTPAAGDLAYVVYTSGSTGRPKGVTVEHASLQNLVTWVHATFAPGPGDRTPLLSAVGFDASVLELWPYLTAGATVVVATEHDRRSPAGLRDFLVDAGITLAIASTLLAEALAALPWPAATALRTLLTGGDRLTARPPAGLPFTLVDNYGLAESTVVALSGPVSPGEGPATIGRPLPGITALVRDAAGAEAADGEVGELYLGGAGLARGYLGSPELTAERFTVDPAVPDRGPGAPSAGRRDRIRRPGRRPGADPGLPGGAGRTGGRPAGMVHCDAARLRDILERTGVAVLGVRSGHGQAIFPEPVLRDWATYGPGAEMTLDWSTDPVAVALRDALVRRVREFPAVRSVWVAQVRLHNLLGG; from the coding sequence GTGCCGACTGTGCCCGAGCTCGTGGCGGCCCGCGTGGCCGCCGACCCGGATCGCACCGCCCTGGTGCAGGGTGACCGTGAGCTGACCTACGGCGCCCTGCTCGACTGGGCCGACGCGCTGGCCGCGCAGTTGTGCGCCCGCGGCGTGTCGGCGGGAGCCACGGTGGGTGTGCTGTGCGAGCGTTCGATCGAGTACGTGGTCGCCGCGCTCGGCGTGCTGCGGGCGGGTGCCTGCTACCTGCCGGTCGACCCGGCCTACCCGGCCGAGCGCCGCGAGCTGATGCTCGAGGACGCCGCGGTGGCCGAGATGGTGGACGCGGCCGCTGTCGTCGCCGCCCGCCCGTCCGGGCCACCCCGACGCCCGGACAGCACGCCGGCCGCCGGCGACCTCGCCTACGTGGTCTATACCTCCGGATCCACCGGTCGCCCCAAGGGCGTCACCGTCGAGCACGCGAGCCTGCAGAACCTGGTGACCTGGGTGCACGCCACCTTCGCCCCCGGCCCCGGCGACCGCACCCCACTGCTGTCGGCGGTCGGCTTCGACGCCTCGGTCCTTGAGCTGTGGCCCTACCTGACGGCGGGTGCCACCGTCGTGGTCGCCACCGAACACGACCGGCGCTCCCCGGCCGGGCTGCGGGACTTCCTGGTCGACGCCGGGATCACCCTGGCGATCGCCTCCACTCTGCTGGCGGAGGCCCTGGCGGCGCTGCCCTGGCCCGCCGCAACCGCCTTGCGCACCCTGCTCACCGGCGGCGACCGGCTCACCGCCCGGCCGCCCGCCGGGCTGCCGTTTACCCTCGTTGACAACTACGGGCTTGCCGAGTCCACCGTGGTCGCGCTCTCCGGCCCGGTGTCGCCGGGCGAGGGCCCGGCCACCATCGGCCGGCCGCTGCCCGGGATCACCGCCCTGGTCCGGGATGCGGCAGGTGCCGAGGCGGCGGACGGTGAGGTGGGTGAACTGTACCTGGGCGGGGCGGGCCTGGCCCGCGGCTACCTGGGCAGCCCCGAGCTGACCGCCGAGCGGTTCACCGTGGACCCGGCTGTACCGGACCGGGGACCTGGTGCGCCGTCGGCCGGACGGCGAGATCGAATTCGTCGGCCGGGCCGACGACCAGGTGCAGATCCGGGGCTTCCGGGTGGAGCCGGGCGAACTGGAGGCCGTCCCGCCGGGATGGTGCACTGTGACGCGGCGCGGCTGAGGGACATCCTGGAGAGGACCGGCGTCGCCGTGCTCGGGGTCCGCTCCGGACACGGGCAGGCGATCTTTCCCGAACCGGTGCTGCGAGACTGGGCGACCTACGGGCCCGGGGCGGAAATGACGCTCGACTGGTCCACCGACCCAGTGGCGGTCGCCCTGCGCGACGCACTCGTTCGGCGGGTCCGCGAGTTCCCCGCCGTCCGCTCGGTGTGGGTGGCGCAGGTCCGGTTGCATAACCTTCTGGGTGGATGA
- a CDS encoding RICIN domain-containing protein — translation MGIREAAPSRRKLRGLLVVAASVAAGLVASVIGIGAVSEGDRPQDTIAAGEIAVGQAVAAASPAAVAQRKEKPKPIGSIPGNEPDRGLVFDGLAAAAQEDPCVGVFTVSTANQCSHGPDEPPKGVDIKKDTPPVVDAAKVPALAGAGDGRAPSAADLLAAAPPVLDVKSGSVLGGGPVAAADAADAADGAGPGGVAGQGAAAAGGTVACEGDGVTGNRVQVLYVHTPGHDRFAQYLSSFKRWAAEADVIYNASAAETGGVRHIRYVTAGDCTASVLDVELPAAAMANFGETISALSGQGYNRKDRKYMIFGDSEVYCGIGTFNGDERPGQDNLSNFGPSFGRTDSGCWGGHTPAHELGHNLGAVNNSAPNSTQHAHCVDESDVMCYGDFKGVKMQTKCPDQAHEDRLDCNHDDYYHTNPAPGSYLSNHWNIANNQFLIRGGGDPNPNPSPTAKPSPNPTKPTPNPTPSPTGGTTTGGATTGPVVTAGQLTQNSVLLSWPQVAGAADYELQVDGKSDGTVRSTVVRLVQLEPNTEYKIAIAPRDSGGRVGKAGPVTRLRTLAAAADGAGPTRPGTPYVVVNSLTGQAADLWGGSADDGAALIAFQRHGYGNQQWLFEDAGNGRLRIRSASSKKCLQAGDAVAAGQFVMQQPCNAAAAAQQWELTAGGSGYSLKPAGSSLVLGVSKRWYYGGWQLELQQPSGQLSQNWTVQQAG, via the coding sequence ATGGGAATCAGGGAGGCGGCACCGAGCCGCCGGAAACTGCGCGGTCTGTTGGTCGTCGCGGCATCGGTGGCGGCGGGTCTGGTCGCGAGCGTCATCGGGATCGGCGCGGTCTCCGAGGGCGACCGGCCGCAGGACACCATCGCCGCCGGTGAGATCGCCGTCGGGCAGGCCGTTGCGGCGGCGTCGCCCGCTGCTGTGGCGCAGCGCAAGGAGAAGCCGAAGCCGATCGGCTCGATACCCGGGAACGAGCCGGACCGTGGTCTGGTCTTTGACGGGCTGGCTGCGGCGGCTCAGGAGGATCCGTGTGTGGGTGTCTTCACGGTGTCGACCGCGAATCAGTGTTCGCATGGGCCTGACGAGCCGCCGAAGGGTGTCGACATCAAGAAGGACACCCCGCCGGTGGTGGATGCGGCGAAGGTGCCCGCCCTGGCGGGTGCCGGTGATGGCCGGGCGCCGTCCGCGGCCGATCTGTTGGCGGCGGCCCCGCCGGTGCTCGACGTGAAGTCCGGGTCCGTGCTGGGCGGCGGCCCGGTGGCGGCCGCCGACGCCGCCGATGCGGCCGACGGGGCCGGTCCGGGTGGCGTTGCCGGCCAGGGCGCCGCGGCCGCGGGCGGCACCGTGGCGTGCGAGGGTGACGGCGTCACCGGCAACCGTGTTCAGGTGCTGTATGTCCACACTCCGGGTCACGACCGCTTCGCCCAGTACCTGTCCTCGTTCAAGAGGTGGGCCGCGGAGGCCGATGTCATCTACAACGCCAGCGCCGCCGAGACCGGGGGTGTGCGCCACATCCGCTACGTCACCGCGGGCGACTGCACCGCCTCGGTGCTCGACGTCGAGCTGCCCGCCGCCGCGATGGCCAACTTCGGTGAGACGATCAGCGCCTTGTCCGGGCAGGGGTACAACCGCAAGGACCGCAAGTACATGATCTTCGGGGACTCGGAGGTGTACTGCGGCATCGGCACCTTCAACGGTGACGAGCGTCCCGGGCAGGACAACCTGAGCAACTTCGGCCCCTCCTTCGGCCGGACCGACAGCGGCTGCTGGGGCGGCCACACCCCGGCGCACGAGCTCGGACACAATCTCGGCGCGGTGAACAACAGTGCCCCGAACAGCACCCAGCACGCCCACTGCGTCGACGAGTCGGACGTCATGTGCTACGGGGACTTCAAAGGCGTGAAGATGCAGACCAAGTGCCCGGACCAAGCCCACGAGGACCGGCTGGACTGCAACCACGACGACTACTACCACACCAATCCTGCGCCCGGCAGCTATCTGAGCAACCACTGGAACATCGCCAACAACCAGTTCCTGATCCGCGGTGGCGGCGACCCGAACCCCAACCCGAGCCCGACCGCCAAGCCCTCGCCGAACCCGACCAAGCCCACCCCCAACCCGACCCCCTCGCCCACCGGCGGCACCACGACCGGCGGCGCCACCACCGGCCCGGTCGTCACCGCAGGTCAGCTCACCCAGAACTCCGTGCTGCTCAGCTGGCCGCAGGTGGCCGGAGCAGCCGACTACGAGCTTCAGGTGGACGGCAAGTCGGACGGCACCGTGCGCTCCACCGTGGTACGTCTGGTCCAGCTCGAGCCGAACACCGAGTACAAGATCGCCATCGCCCCGCGTGACAGCGGCGGCCGCGTCGGCAAGGCCGGCCCGGTCACCCGCCTCCGCACCCTGGCCGCCGCCGCCGACGGCGCGGGCCCGACCAGGCCCGGCACGCCGTACGTCGTGGTCAACAGCCTCACCGGCCAGGCCGCCGACCTGTGGGGCGGCTCGGCCGACGACGGCGCCGCGCTGATCGCCTTCCAGCGCCACGGCTACGGCAACCAGCAGTGGCTGTTCGAGGACGCCGGCAACGGCCGCCTGCGGATCAGGTCGGCCAGTTCCAAGAAGTGCCTCCAGGCGGGTGACGCCGTGGCCGCCGGCCAGTTCGTCATGCAGCAGCCCTGCAACGCGGCCGCCGCGGCGCAGCAGTGGGAGCTGACCGCCGGCGGCAGCGGCTACAGCCTGAAGCCGGCGGGCTCCTCGCTCGTCCTCGGCGTCAGCAAGCGCTGGTACTACGGCGGTTGGCAGCTCGAACTGCAGCAGCCGTCCGGCCAGCTGTCCCAGAACTGGACCGTGCAGCAGGCCGGCTGA